In the genome of Bacteroidota bacterium, one region contains:
- a CDS encoding glycosyltransferase family 4 protein, which translates to MKVLHLSTTDISGGAARAAYRLHKGLQEIGVESYMLVQTRISKDSSVLSTKNLWNSLFYKFFTWIDTVILSFYPQRDKVYFSLDLKHINLLRKIRQINPDIIVLNWVSGFMGINQLKKFHKPVLWIQHDMWAFTGGCHYNRDCIQFKTSCGNCPLLNSRLKNDLSSIEFKKKQKTYNRTKNLYIIALSSWMGNCVTESELFKDKTTIHIPNGIETDIFHPRDKNAAREIFHLPADRKLILFGASWATAEKRKGFDYLLKALEFLKDGNCELIVFGEAQNDLSKELPCKIYFMGHLNDDVSLSQLYSAADVMVVPSIQENLSNAIMESMSCGTPVVAFGIGGNGDMIEHKKNGYLANPFDVKDLALGIQWVYEDDKRWETLSSEARLKVLRDYSCIKIAGEHLNLYQKILNGSVIKPNAQNIIKSSILDFPQRGSTDQL; encoded by the coding sequence ATGAAGGTACTTCACCTAAGCACCACGGACATTTCGGGAGGAGCAGCGCGGGCTGCCTACAGGTTGCATAAAGGCTTGCAGGAAATAGGCGTCGAGTCATATATGTTGGTTCAAACCCGGATAAGTAAGGATTCATCGGTACTCAGTACTAAAAATTTATGGAATAGCTTATTTTATAAATTTTTTACCTGGATAGATACAGTAATTTTGTCCTTCTATCCACAAAGGGATAAAGTATACTTTTCACTGGACCTCAAACATATAAATTTATTAAGGAAAATCCGCCAAATCAATCCGGACATAATTGTATTAAATTGGGTGAGCGGTTTCATGGGAATAAATCAGTTAAAAAAATTCCACAAACCTGTACTCTGGATTCAGCATGACATGTGGGCTTTTACAGGTGGCTGCCATTACAACAGGGATTGCATTCAATTTAAAACCTCCTGCGGAAACTGCCCTTTACTGAATTCAAGGTTAAAAAATGATTTAAGTTCAATTGAATTTAAGAAAAAACAAAAAACATATAACAGAACAAAAAATTTGTACATCATTGCTTTAAGCAGCTGGATGGGAAATTGCGTCACAGAAAGTGAACTGTTCAAAGACAAGACAACAATACATATCCCCAATGGCATTGAAACTGATATATTCCACCCCCGGGACAAAAATGCTGCCCGAGAAATTTTCCATCTTCCTGCCGACAGAAAACTCATATTATTCGGAGCATCCTGGGCAACAGCAGAAAAAAGGAAAGGATTCGATTATCTTTTAAAAGCACTTGAATTTTTAAAAGACGGAAATTGTGAATTAATCGTGTTTGGAGAAGCTCAAAATGACCTTTCAAAAGAATTACCCTGCAAAATATATTTCATGGGCCATCTTAATGACGATGTATCGCTGTCGCAGTTGTATTCTGCTGCAGACGTCATGGTTGTACCTTCCATACAGGAAAATTTATCCAATGCCATTATGGAATCCATGTCGTGTGGAACACCGGTGGTTGCTTTCGGTATAGGAGGAAATGGAGATATGATCGAACATAAAAAAAATGGCTATCTGGCCAATCCTTTTGATGTGAAAGATCTCGCCCTCGGAATTCAATGGGTTTATGAAGATGACAAACGTTGGGAAACACTTTCTTCAGAAGCCAGGCTAAAAGTTTTAAGAGATTATTCCTGCATCAAAATTGCCGGAGAACATCTAAACCTTTATCAAAAAATCCTTAACGGATCAGTAATAAAGCCAAATGCTCAAAATATAATAAAATCTTCAATTTTAGACTTTCCCCAAAGAGGGTCAACTGATCAGCTATAA